From the Methanonatronarchaeum thermophilum genome, the window TTACTCCACCTATATCGGTGTTTATGAGTCCTTTCACTTCGTCTTTGAATTCTTGGTGAACGTAGTCGTATAGTTCTTCAGGGTTCATTGGCTCCATTATGCTGCCTCCTCGGCTTCTTCTTTTGTTTCTTCTTTTGTTCCGGCTCCCCGCATTTTTTCTAGGGCTTCCCATGCTTTTACTACTCCAAATATTACTCCTTCTGGTCTTACAGCGCATCCGGGTATGTGTACGTCTACTGGTATGACTTCATCTACGGGTCCGGCTATGTTGTATGAGTCGTGGAATATGTGTCCTGTGTTTCCGCAGTTTCCTATTACTAGGACTGCTTTTGGATCCATCATTTGTTCGTATATTCTCTCTAGTGGTTTTTTGGTTTGTTTTGTTACTGGCCCTGTTACCAGTAGTACGTCTGCGTGTCTGGGTGTTTCGACCAGTTTTATTCCAAATCTCTCGACGTCGTATCTGGGTGTTAGTGCTGCGAGTATTTCTATGTCGCATCCGTTGCATGAACCGGCGTTGAAGTGGAATACCCAGAGGGATTTGTCGAAACTTTTTGATAACTTCATTTTTTACACTCCTATGAATATTAGCAATAATGTGGCTAATGCACCTACATACCAGAGTATGTAGTCGTTGATTATTCCGGTATGCATTTTTTCCATCACGTGGTAGAATTCTTTTAATCCTTCGACGAATCCCCAGTATAGGTTTTCACCGCTTACGTGTGAGTCTTCTTTTGATATTTCTGGGTTTCCTGATAGGTATGGTTTTCCAGCCATCTCTGAGGTGTAGTTTCCTGCTCCAGCCCGGTATATCAACAGTACTATTATGCTGATGATTAGGCCGGCTATTAGGAAGACTATTGGGTCCCAGTATCCGGCTCCTGTTGTTAATGTTTCTATCATTCTAGTACTCCTCCTATGTATCCAGTTTGGTCAATTAATGCTTCTACTGCTGGTGCAACGATTGTGTCTACTATTAGGTCTGGGAATAATCCGAACAGTACTGTTAGTGCTGCTAGTATGAACATTGCTGTTTTCATGCTTGTTGGTACCTCTCCGACTCCTTTGTATCTGGGTTTTTCTGGACCTAGGAATGTGCTTTGGAATACTTTTACGAATGAGGCGAGTGTTATTACGCTGACTAGCATTGCGACTGCTGTTAGGAATGGGTTGAGTGCGTATACTGATTCGTATATTAATATTTTTGATGCGAATCCATTGAATGGTGGTAGTCCGGCTATTGCTGCTGCGCCTATTATGAATGCTATTGCTGTGAAAGGCATCTCTCTCGCGAGGCTGCCTAGGTCGTTTAGGCTGCGTACGTTTGTTTTGTAGATTATTGCGCCTGCGGTTAGGAATAACAGTCCTTTGTATATTGCGTGGTTTATTATGTGGAAGATACCTCCTTCCATTGCGTGGTATCCATATACTGGCATCTCTCCGATTTCACCGCTCATTAGTGCTACCAATCCTACTCCGACACCTAGTAACATGTATCCGGTTTGGGATATGGCGTGGTATGCCATCAATCGTTTTATTGTTTTTTGGATTATCGCTAGCATAACACCTATGAACATGGTGAGTAGTCCAAGTATTACTATTATCCATCCGAGTGTGACTCCGTCGAGTGATACTCCGTATAGTGAGAATGATATTCTGAATAATGCGTATAGTGAGAGCTGGCTTAATGTAACTAAAACCATGCTTATGTGGGCAGGAGCTTCTCCGTATGTATCGGGCACCCACATGTGTAGTGGGACTGCACCTGCTTTCATTGCTAGAGATCCGACCATTAGGGCGAGGGCTATTTTGTCTACTGTTCCGATTCCTGTTTCCATCATTCGTTCTGCTACTACTCCGATTGCTAGTGCGTTGTACTGTCCGTAGAGGAATCCAACTGCTACTAGGAACATTAATGCTCCGACTGCACTTATCAATAGGAATTTGAATGCTGCTTCGTTGGGCCGTCCTCTATAGCTGTAGAACGCGATTAATCCTATTGCTGTTATTGATGACAGCTCTATGAATACGAATAGATTGAATAGGTCGCCGGTGAATGCGAATGCTACTCCGGATGCTCCTAATAAGAGTAGTAGTGTGTAGAAACCTGTTGTTCCCATTCCGGTTTCATCAAAATATCTCCATGAGAATATTGCTGCTAGGAATGTTGTTAGGGTTATTCCTAATGCTGCGAAAGCGCTCATCCCATCTACTTCTAGTACAACTCTTATTGGTTGTTCCATGCCACCGGGTATTAGGTCGGTTGGTATTGCGGCTCCGGTTGCGTAGGTCATTATTCCGACGTCGATTACTCTGGCGAAAACGATTATTACTATTGATAGAGCGATTGCTAGTCCTGCTGTTGCCCATAACTTCTTCGCTTTTTCACCTAACCTAGCTATCAATGGTGTGGCGAAACCAGCGAGTAATGGGACCATTATTGCGAGTATTGGGGCGTAATCTATGTAATCCATCATCCTCTTAATCTCCTTATCTCTTTTGTATCAAGTGTTCCATATTCTTTGTAAATTCGAATTACGAGCGCTAGCATTAGTGTTGTCATTGCGAGGCCTATAACGATCGCTGTTATAACCAGTGCTTGTGGTACTGCGAAAACCATAACCATGTCTTCCGGTACCGCGGTGAATATTGGTGTGATCCCTTCTGCTCTGTATCCTGTTGAAACTAGGAATAGGTTTGCTGCTGAAGCAAGTATTCCTACGCTTATAACCGTTTTTATGATGTTGTCTCTGAATATTAATCCATAGAATCCTATGAGCAGTAGTATGGTCACTGCTATGTATGGTAAGTTAATCACTTTATTCAGCCTCCATTTGGCTTAATACTATTATTGCATAGCTTACTGCAGCGAAAACGAGTATTCCGACCAATATGTTTAGGGGTCCGAGTACGCCTCCTGAATCGATAAATCCAGGGTTGATTCCGACTGGTGCTGGACCGAATATCTCTGTTTCTAGAAGGAATTCGCTGAGTCTTTTTCCACCAATGTTTTTCACTATGAAGTATAGTACTGCAGCTAGTGACATTAGTGAGAACATTGCTTTGCTGCTGAACCATTGGTTTGCTTTGTTTGTTCCGTATGCTATGAATACGAGTGCTACTCCTGTTGCTACTATGACTCCGCCTTGGAACCCGCCTCCTGGAAGGATGTGGCCGTGTATTATTATGTACATTCCGAATACGAGGATTGGTATGTACATCAATGATGTTATGGATTTGACTATTGTTGACATCTCTTTCATTAGGCCATCCTCCTTAATACTACCATTACTGATGCTATTGCTGCAAACAATACGGTTGCTTCACCGAGTGTATCGAAGGATCGGTAGTCGTATAGTACTGCTGTAACGACGTTGTTAGCGCCTGTGTCTTCTTGTGCGTTTTCGATTAGGTGTTCGTCTAGATCGAGATACTCGGGTTCTCCGAAGTCTCGTGCTTCTGAGGCTCCGAACAACATGAATGAGAAGAACAGTATCAGTATTACTGCGCCGACTTTTTTCCTCATACATCCCACCTCTCTGTTTTCTTTATTGCCAAAATGAATATGGCAGTTGTTAGTCCTGCTCCTATAGCTGCTTCAGCCATCGCTACGTCCGGTGCTTGTAGCATGTAGAACTCTAGTGCTAGTAGGAGGCTCATTGCTGCGAATGATATTACTGATGCTAGTATGTCTTCTAGGGTGAGGGATAGGTATGCTGTTATTATTATTAATGCTAAAACTATTCCGTGCATCAGTAGTTCGAGCTCCATTTTATGCGCCCTCCAGTTTTTTATCTTCTTCTGTTGGCTGTTCTTCTTGTTTGGAACCTGTTACTCCGGTATCCATTGCGTCGACAACTCCTTTGGGTAGGTATCCGCTTCTGTGTGCTGCTCTCGCTATTGCGTGTGAACCTGTGGGGTTTGCTATTAGTATTGCTATCAATGCTATTAGTGAGTGTATTGCGAGTTGTAGTTGGGTGGCTGCAGCTGCTCCATCTAAGTAGTTTGAGATTGCGTATACAACGACTGCGAGCACGAGGAATATAGAGCCGTATGTATTGGTTTTTGTTGAGGCATGTAGTCTTGAATATACGTCTGGGAATCTATGTAGTCCTAGTGCTGCTATTAGGTTGAAGAATAGTCCGATTGCTAGTAATATTATCACTAGTATGTCAAGTGGGTTCATGCTTCATCCTCCAGGTATTTTGATATGTATAGTGTTGCTACAAATGCTAGTATTGCGTATACTATAGCGACGTCGATTAGAATTACTGAGTCGTATGCTGCTCCAAGCAATATCATTGTGGCTATAACCATCATGTTGGTTGTGTCAAGTCCAACAACCCTGTCAGGGGTTGTGGGGCCTAAAATAATTCTTAAGATGGCTATTGATATGAATACAGCCATTAATATTGCTGCTATTAGGAATATGTTCATTCAGCTATCCTCCTGACCCAGTTTATCATGCTTCCTGTTATTCTTTCTGTGTCTGGCTTTTCTTCTGTAACGTTCATCCAGTGTACGTAGAACTCGTCGTTTTCGTGGTCTACAGTTAATGTACCGGGTGTTAGTGTTATCGAGTTTGCTAGCATTGTTATTGAGACGTCGTTTTTTAGGTTTGTTTTTATTTTGACTATTCCTGGTGTGATTTTTCCTGTGATCACTCTCCATGCGATATCTAGGTTTGCTTTTGTTATTCTGTAGAAAAGTGGGCCGATTGCGTAGGCTATTAGTGTTATTACTTTGATTGGGTTCAGTAGGAATTCATATCCTTCTATGTTGTCTAGTATTTTGTAAGAAGCTGCTGCTGCTATGATAGAGACTAGGACTGCTAGTATGATGTCTCCATATTGCCAGAACAGCAAGTCGCCTGTTGAAGCGGTCAACAGCATATATAGTATAAATGAATATATGCCGACCACTAGTTGGGCTTTTCTTAAATTGCTATTCGCCATATTATCAACGATCTCCCTTTTTATATTTCATGTATCCTGTATTCCCCTTATAAATGAAATCTTAACAGAGATTAATTTATCATGATTATTTATAAAAGATTTGGGTTGTGTTTAAAAAAATTTTAAAACCTTAATAACTCTAAAAAACTGATTTACACAACCTAAATGCTTATTACAACATTTAAACCAACTCAAATAAAACAAAACACACCAAACAAACCAATATCAACAATAAACACATAAACACACATAACCTCCAGCCAAAAACCTACTAAAACACTTATAAACTATTATAGCCGGTTTATATCGATTCAAACTTAAAACAAAACCCCATTTATTGCTCAATTGAGAACAATCATATTTTCCAAACCAACCACATATAAATCATATCCATCTCAAATTCTAACTAAAAACATATATAATTAACGACGTTATCCACAGATGCAACACAAAAACAACCTACAAAAACAAACATACTCAAAAACAAAAATACCTATAGGTGAACAAGGCATGTTCAAAAAAATACCAGACGCACCAGAACCCGACCAACTAATAGACAGAGCATTCAAAAAAGCAAGACAAGAACACAACCAAAAAAGCGAGAACAAAGAACTACAAAAAATCCACATAGCAGCAGAACTCATCAAAACAGAACTAGAAAAAATAATAAACAAATACCCCAACTTCAACAAACTACCCCAGTTCTACTACGACCTCGCAGACACAACAATCGACATAGACCAAACCAAACAATCACTCGCCGCACTCAACTGGGCAAGAAACATGATGGACACAATAATCTCAAAATCACACAAAAAACGAAGCAAAAAAACCAACCTCCAAATACGAAAAGAAGCATACGGCCGAATATCCTCAATACTCCACCAGATAAAACCAGACATAGAACACCTCAAACAAACAAGAAAAAAACTCAGACAGATCCCAGAAATCAAAAAAATGCCAACAATCGTAATATCAGGATACCCAAACGTAGGAAAATCAACAATACTAAGCAGAATAACAAGCAGCCGACCAAAAATAGAAACATACCCATTCACAACCAAAAACCTAGAGATAGGAATACTCGAAAAAAACTACGTAAAATACCAAATCATCGACACACCAGGAATACTAGACAGACCACTATCAAAAAGAAACAACATAGAAAAAAAATCCATACACGCACTAAAACACATCGCCAACTCAATAATACACGTAATAGACCCAACAGGCAGATGCGGATACCCAATAGAAAAACAAGAAAAACTATACCAAGAAATAAAAAACACATTCAAAAACACACCAATATTCAAAGCATACAACAAAAAAGACATCTACACCGAAGAAATCAAAGAAGGATACAAAGTATCAGCAAAAACAGGCGAAGGAATAGAAAAACTACTAGAAGACGTACTAAAACCAATAGAAATAGAAAAACCATGGGAAAAATACCAACAATAAAAAACTAAAACTACACACCCAAAACCAAAAAAACAATCAAAAACCCAGCAATAGCACCAGAATTAAGCAAAGGCAAACCAGCCTGAGGCTTACCAGTCAAAACCAACAAACTAAGCCCAAAATAACCAACAATACAACCAAAAAACGACCCTAAAGCCACATAAGGCCCAATAAACGTATACGCAGAAACGGTTAAAATCGATGGGATAATAGCATCACCAAGACCCATATAAAAAGCCTTACGCCGCCCCTCACCACCAAAAGACTCCTCACCAAAAGAATAACCACGCTCCCACGGAACAACAAAAAGAATAGGAACCCTCATCTCCACAGCACTACCAGCCAAACTCAACATATGCTTAGTCTTATACACCGCAATAGCATCATAAACAGCTAAAAAAACAAGAAGAACCACAACAGGCCATACAGAAAACGAAACACCAAAAATCGCTACAATACCACTAGCAACAAACAAACCAACCAAATTAACAACATACCACTCACGATGAAAAACAAGAATCCCAAACAAAACAACAGCAGGAACCAAACCATATAAAAAACTAACCTCAAGCCCTAAACCAAAAACCCTACCAAACAAACCAGTAAACGTATAAACCAAAGTCATAAACACAGCAAAACCAATAATAACCTCAATAAACCATCTAGACCTCCGTTTATGCATAAAAAGAAAGAAAAAAGTGAACAATAAAATAAAAAAAACAACAATAATCGGGTTCAAAACAGATTCAGGATCCCCAAAAGCCTGTAGCTCTTCAGCCATAAAAAAAACAGATAGATACACACCTAAAACCTGTGTAATCACAATAAAAAAACCCATCGAAACAATAGGCAGCAAACCCCTCTCCCTCACCTACCGAACCTCCTTTCACGAGCCCTAAACTCATCAAAAACATACTCAACAAAACCATCATCCAACCCATCAAAACTCTCAACGAAGAAAAACTCAGAATAACTCAAACTCCACAAAAGACTGTTAGGAAGCCTTTCACCACCAACCTTAATCAAAATATCTAGGTCACTACCTGAATCAAAAAAACGACCCAAAAACTCCTCATCAACATCCTCAACAACAACCTCACCACCACAAACCAACCTACAAACCCTACGCAAAGAACTCAAAACCTCCTCTCTACCAGTCTTACATACAACAACAACCTCACCACCACTTGAATCAAAAACATCTAAAACCCGTTCCTTCAAATCCTCTGAAGCCCCAGGAAAACCAAGAACAACCTTAGAAACACCACGCTCCCAAAACTCATTAACAACAGAAAACAACCTACCAATCCTCAGAGACCCCCAATCAGGAACCACAATACCAATCCGATCAATATTCCATAAATCCCCCAAATTAAACCACCAAACCAAACTCCATATACATTAAACTTAAAAACACTTTACTTTAACCTTAAACAGAAACCAAATCCAACTCATCAACCTCTAGCGCTACCAACCACCACCTGCCCATATGAAACCCCACCATCTCCTGGAGGAACCCTCTCATTAACCAATAGATCCACATCCCCAACCCCATCAATATACCTCACAATCTCCTTCATAACCAACTCATTATATGAAACCCCACCAGAAACAGCTATTTTATCAACACCACGATCCAACGCCTCATCAACAGCTATCTCAACCAAACCCCGAGCCAAACCCACCTGCGCAGTAGCAGCAACATCCTTCCTTGAATAACTATCCAACAAACCCAATAACTTAACCATAAACTCCCTCACATCCAACCTATATAAACCATCTCTTTCAACAACAGGAACATCTATATCAACAGGACATCCTTCCTTACCAACCGCTTCAAGTTTCATAGCCGGCTCCCCCTCATAACTTCTTTTAGAACAAACATCAAGAAGAGCCGCCACACCATCAAGAAACCTCCCTGCACTCGAAGTAGGAAACACATTGAAAGAACGCTCCAACTGCTGAACAACAACATCCACCTCATCACCACCATGCGGAAACCACAAACCACTTAAAACATCCTTAAGACCATCGAAAGGATACAAAATACCAGCAACCATACGAGAAGGATAGTAAGCAGCAGCATCACCACCAGGCATCAAAGACCTCGACAAACCACCAACCCTCTCAAAACTCTCTAAACCAGCCAAAAGAACCTCACCACCCCAAACAGAACCATCCAACCCATAACCAGCACCATCTATAGCAATACCAACCACACGATCAACATCATGCTCACCCATAACCGATGCAATATGCGCATGATGATGTTGAACCATAACCGGTGAACCCACCTCCCTTGCATAACGAGAACTACGATACTCAGGATGAAGGTCACAAACAACTGAATCAGGCATCTCAATACCTGTAACCCCCAGTAAGTTCTCAACACCCTCCTTCATATAACCAAAAACCCTGGGATCATCAACATCACCAATATACTGCGAAACAACACACTCACCATCCTTCCCAACCGCCACAGTATTATCCAACTCCGCTCCAAAAGCAAGAACAGGATCACCAGAAACAGGTATAGAAAGAGACTCTGGAACAAAACCCCTAGACCTCCGAATAAACCTCTTATTACCACCATGAAGCCTTAAAACAGAGTCATCACACCTATTAACAATCTCACGATCATGCAGCAAAAAACTATCAACAACACCAGACAACTCATCTAAAATCACATCATTCTCAATATGCATCGGCCTTCCAGGCATATTACCACTGGTCATAACAACAGGCTCATCGAGATAACTGAACAACAAATGATGAATCCCAGAATACGGTAACATAACACCAACATTATGCAAACCAGGCGCTATCTCACCAGAAAGTGGAAAAGGCCTTTTTTTATCCAACAAAACAATAGGCCGTCGTATAGAAGTTAAAACCTCCCGTTCATCCCCACCAACCTCAGCAAAACTACCCACAACATCTAAATCCGGAGCCATAACGGCGAAAGGCTGAGAATCACGACCCAAACGATCCCTCAACAACCCTACCGGCTCTTCCCTAGCAAGACACACAAGATGAGTCCCCCCACAACCCTTAATAGCTACAACCTTACCTGAAAGTACATCACCTGCAACAACACGAACCGGATCATCATCACACCCCGGCACCCTGAAAACACTGGGCCCACAAACAGAACACGCAATAGTCTGAGCATGATAACGCCTGTCCAATGGATCTGTATACTCAGACCTACAATCACCGCACATCTCAAAACTAGACATAGACGTGTTATCACGGTCATAAGGAAGGTCACGAACAACAGTGAAACGAGGACCACAGTTAACACAGGAAGTTGCCCAATACCCACCAAACCTACCACCTCTCTTAATATCATTCAAACAATCACTACAAACCGCAGTGTCAGGTGGAACAACCCCAACACCATCACCCCCATCAAAAGAACCAGCAATCTCAAAACCACATAAACCCTCAACATCCATCCAACACACATCCACCTCCCGAACATCTGATAAAGGAGGTCCTTCATTCTCGATACAATCAATCAAACTCTCGATACTATCTATCTCACCCTCAACCACAACCTCAACCCCTAAAGCCCCTAAATTACGTACAAAACCATCTAAACCAAGACCCACAGCACTACGATACACAAACGGCCTAAACCCTACACCCTGAACCACACCATCCACCAATATCCTAGCCCTACTCAAACCACCAATATTTCCAGACAAAACAAACACCACAATTAAGACAAATCAATCATCAAAAAACAAATACCCTTCCCAGTATTAATCTGTTTGCACAAACCACTTTATAAATTTAAAAACATATCAATTATCGATGGACCTTGACCTCATAAAAATATTAATCGTACTACCGTTCTTTATAATTGCCTGCTTCACCGACCTGAAAGACCGGAAAGTTCCAAACAAACTATGGATACCACTAATCATAATTGCAGTAGTCTTTCTCGCACTACAATACAACACAGAATACATAACCATGCTCGGTATATCACTACTGGTTATCGCTATAATAGTCTTTATAATGGCGGCATTAAGGTTTGGAGGAGCCGATCTAAAAGCATTGATCGTTATAGCTATTCTTTTTCCAACCTACCCAGAAACATTCAATCCAACAATCGGAGAATACAGTATATTCGCCCTCACAACCATAGTAAACGGATTGTTTATAGCCCTAATATACCCCATAGCAATCCTCATAACCAACATAATAAAAGGAGATACCGAAAAACCCAGCCATCTCTTCACATCAATAAAAAAACCAACCAAAAAAGTCACAGATAAAGAAAGAGTATACCACCAAGGACAGTACAAAACACTCTCAGAAGAAGAAGTAAAAACACTATCAAAAACCAAAAACAAGGTATGGGTCACCCCATGGATACCTTTCATAGTATTCATAACACTCGG encodes:
- a CDS encoding monovalent cation/H+ antiporter complex subunit F — protein: MNIFLIAAILMAVFISIAILRIILGPTTPDRVVGLDTTNMMVIATMILLGAAYDSVILIDVAIVYAILAFVATLYISKYLEDEA
- a CDS encoding NOG1 family protein, whose amino-acid sequence is MQHKNNLQKQTYSKTKIPIGEQGMFKKIPDAPEPDQLIDRAFKKARQEHNQKSENKELQKIHIAAELIKTELEKIINKYPNFNKLPQFYYDLADTTIDIDQTKQSLAALNWARNMMDTIISKSHKKRSKKTNLQIRKEAYGRISSILHQIKPDIEHLKQTRKKLRQIPEIKKMPTIVISGYPNVGKSTILSRITSSRPKIETYPFTTKNLEIGILEKNYVKYQIIDTPGILDRPLSKRNNIEKKSIHALKHIANSIIHVIDPTGRCGYPIEKQEKLYQEIKNTFKNTPIFKAYNKKDIYTEEIKEGYKVSAKTGEGIEKLLEDVLKPIEIEKPWEKYQQ
- the mbhE gene encoding hydrogen gas-evolving membrane-bound hydrogenase subunit E codes for the protein MRKKVGAVILILFFSFMLFGASEARDFGEPEYLDLDEHLIENAQEDTGANNVVTAVLYDYRSFDTLGEATVLFAAIASVMVVLRRMA
- a CDS encoding presenilin family intramembrane aspartyl protease PSH, which produces MGFFIVITQVLGVYLSVFFMAEELQAFGDPESVLNPIIVVFFILLFTFFFLFMHKRRSRWFIEVIIGFAVFMTLVYTFTGLFGRVFGLGLEVSFLYGLVPAVVLFGILVFHREWYVVNLVGLFVASGIVAIFGVSFSVWPVVVLLVFLAVYDAIAVYKTKHMLSLAGSAVEMRVPILFVVPWERGYSFGEESFGGEGRRKAFYMGLGDAIIPSILTVSAYTFIGPYVALGSFFGCIVGYFGLSLLVLTGKPQAGLPLLNSGAIAGFLIVFLVLGV
- a CDS encoding MnhB domain-containing protein, with protein sequence MKEMSTIVKSITSLMYIPILVFGMYIIIHGHILPGGGFQGGVIVATGVALVFIAYGTNKANQWFSSKAMFSLMSLAAVLYFIVKNIGGKRLSEFLLETEIFGPAPVGINPGFIDSGGVLGPLNILVGILVFAAVSYAIIVLSQMEAE
- a CDS encoding Na+/H+ antiporter subunit E, giving the protein MANSNLRKAQLVVGIYSFILYMLLTASTGDLLFWQYGDIILAVLVSIIAAAASYKILDNIEGYEFLLNPIKVITLIAYAIGPLFYRITKANLDIAWRVITGKITPGIVKIKTNLKNDVSITMLANSITLTPGTLTVDHENDEFYVHWMNVTEEKPDTERITGSMINWVRRIAE
- a CDS encoding NADH-quinone oxidoreductase subunit B family protein, coding for MKLSKSFDKSLWVFHFNAGSCNGCDIEILAALTPRYDVERFGIKLVETPRHADVLLVTGPVTKQTKKPLERIYEQMMDPKAVLVIGNCGNTGHIFHDSYNIAGPVDEVIPVDVHIPGCAVRPEGVIFGVVKAWEALEKMRGAGTKEETKEEAEEAA
- the hypF gene encoding carbamoyltransferase HypF, with the protein product MSGNIGGLSRARILVDGVVQGVGFRPFVYRSAVGLGLDGFVRNLGALGVEVVVEGEIDSIESLIDCIENEGPPLSDVREVDVCWMDVEGLCGFEIAGSFDGGDGVGVVPPDTAVCSDCLNDIKRGGRFGGYWATSCVNCGPRFTVVRDLPYDRDNTSMSSFEMCGDCRSEYTDPLDRRYHAQTIACSVCGPSVFRVPGCDDDPVRVVAGDVLSGKVVAIKGCGGTHLVCLAREEPVGLLRDRLGRDSQPFAVMAPDLDVVGSFAEVGGDEREVLTSIRRPIVLLDKKRPFPLSGEIAPGLHNVGVMLPYSGIHHLLFSYLDEPVVMTSGNMPGRPMHIENDVILDELSGVVDSFLLHDREIVNRCDDSVLRLHGGNKRFIRRSRGFVPESLSIPVSGDPVLAFGAELDNTVAVGKDGECVVSQYIGDVDDPRVFGYMKEGVENLLGVTGIEMPDSVVCDLHPEYRSSRYAREVGSPVMVQHHHAHIASVMGEHDVDRVVGIAIDGAGYGLDGSVWGGEVLLAGLESFERVGGLSRSLMPGGDAAAYYPSRMVAGILYPFDGLKDVLSGLWFPHGGDEVDVVVQQLERSFNVFPTSSAGRFLDGVAALLDVCSKRSYEGEPAMKLEAVGKEGCPVDIDVPVVERDGLYRLDVREFMVKLLGLLDSYSRKDVAATAQVGLARGLVEIAVDEALDRGVDKIAVSGGVSYNELVMKEIVRYIDGVGDVDLLVNERVPPGDGGVSYGQVVVGSARG
- a CDS encoding undecaprenyl diphosphate synthase family protein — translated: MGDLWNIDRIGIVVPDWGSLRIGRLFSVVNEFWERGVSKVVLGFPGASEDLKERVLDVFDSSGGEVVVVCKTGREEVLSSLRRVCRLVCGGEVVVEDVDEEFLGRFFDSGSDLDILIKVGGERLPNSLLWSLSYSEFFFVESFDGLDDGFVEYVFDEFRARERRFGR
- a CDS encoding DUF4040 domain-containing protein → MELELLMHGIVLALIIITAYLSLTLEDILASVISFAAMSLLLALEFYMLQAPDVAMAEAAIGAGLTTAIFILAIKKTERWDV
- a CDS encoding proton-conducting transporter transmembrane domain-containing protein — translated: MMDYIDYAPILAIMVPLLAGFATPLIARLGEKAKKLWATAGLAIALSIVIIVFARVIDVGIMTYATGAAIPTDLIPGGMEQPIRVVLEVDGMSAFAALGITLTTFLAAIFSWRYFDETGMGTTGFYTLLLLLGASGVAFAFTGDLFNLFVFIELSSITAIGLIAFYSYRGRPNEAAFKFLLISAVGALMFLVAVGFLYGQYNALAIGVVAERMMETGIGTVDKIALALMVGSLAMKAGAVPLHMWVPDTYGEAPAHISMVLVTLSQLSLYALFRISFSLYGVSLDGVTLGWIIVILGLLTMFIGVMLAIIQKTIKRLMAYHAISQTGYMLLGVGVGLVALMSGEIGEMPVYGYHAMEGGIFHIINHAIYKGLLFLTAGAIIYKTNVRSLNDLGSLAREMPFTAIAFIIGAAAIAGLPPFNGFASKILIYESVYALNPFLTAVAMLVSVITLASFVKVFQSTFLGPEKPRYKGVGEVPTSMKTAMFILAALTVLFGLFPDLIVDTIVAPAVEALIDQTGYIGGVLE
- the mnhG gene encoding monovalent cation/H(+) antiporter subunit G; this translates as MNPLDILVIILLAIGLFFNLIAALGLHRFPDVYSRLHASTKTNTYGSIFLVLAVVVYAISNYLDGAAAATQLQLAIHSLIALIAILIANPTGSHAIARAAHRSGYLPKGVVDAMDTGVTGSKQEEQPTEEDKKLEGA
- a CDS encoding A24 family peptidase, encoding MDLDLIKILIVLPFFIIACFTDLKDRKVPNKLWIPLIIIAVVFLALQYNTEYITMLGISLLVIAIIVFIMAALRFGGADLKALIVIAILFPTYPETFNPTIGEYSIFALTTIVNGLFIALIYPIAILITNIIKGDTEKPSHLFTSIKKPTKKVTDKERVYHQGQYKTLSEEEVKTLSKTKNKVWVTPWIPFIVFITLGLIVALTIGDLLYITFNYLT
- a CDS encoding sodium:proton antiporter produces the protein MINLPYIAVTILLLIGFYGLIFRDNIIKTVISVGILASAANLFLVSTGYRAEGITPIFTAVPEDMVMVFAVPQALVITAIVIGLAMTTLMLALVIRIYKEYGTLDTKEIRRLRG